Sequence from the Gemmatimonadaceae bacterium genome:
CGATGCGCGAGATCGCCGAAGCCGCGGCCCCGCTCGTCGCCGGCAACGACAACACGCTCGAGCTCCAGTGCGGCGACGCCCTCGGCGTCATGCGCAGCGATTCGGGGAAGCTCCGGCAGGTGCTGCTCAATCTCCTGTCGAACGCGGGCAAGTTCACGGAACGCGGACGCGTCGTGCTTCAGGCGGCGCGATCGGCCGACGGGCGCGAGCTCACATTCGCGGTGCGAGACACGGGCGCCGGCATGACGCCGGAACAGCGCAAGCAGCTCTTCCAGCCATTCGGCGTCGCCGATGATTCGTCGCACGGAGCGGGATTGGGTCTCGCGCTCAGCCGCCGCCTCTGCGCGCTGATGGGCGGCGACATCTCGGTGGATTCGGCGCCCGGCGCCGGTTCGACGTTTTCGGTTCGGCTGCCCGCGTCCGTGCCCGAGTTCGCGGCGAGCGGAGTGTACATCGCACCGGCCGCCCTGGCGCGCGAGCCGCAACTGGTTTCGTGACCACGACGAAGCTGACGACGCATCGCTCGATGTCGCTCACCCACGCGGCATTCACCGATCTGGCCGCGATTCGGCGTTTCGTTGCAAACGCGTGCGCGGACGCGCACGCGTCCCCGGACGCGCGCGACTCGCTCGAGCTGGCGGTCGACGAAGCGTGCACGAACGTGATCGAGCACGGCTATCCGAAGACCGCGCCGGGACCTGTCGGCGTGACGTTCGAGGCGGACGATCGCGAGCTGCGCGTCCATCTCGTCGACCGCGGCAAACCGTTTCCGCCGGACGACGCACCACTCGCCGACACCATCTCCGGATGGGTGCGGCGTTTTCCCGGCGGCCTTGGCTGGCATCTCATCAAGAACGTCGTCGACTCGGTCACGTACGCGACCGAATCCGACGGCAGCAATCGCCTCACTCTCGTCGTCGTGCGGAGACCCTCATGAACATCGCGATCGATCAACGCGCCACCGCCACCGTCGTGTCAGTCGACGGCAGCCTGGACGCGCTCACCGCCGACACGCTCCAGCGGGCCTTCGATACCGAGGTGCGTTCGGGGCGCACGCAGCTCGTCGCCGGGTGCGCGGGGCTGGAGTACACCAGCAGCGCCGGGCTTCGCGTGCT
This genomic interval carries:
- a CDS encoding HAMP domain-containing sensor histidine kinase, yielding MACAAVLAAFYARRAAAARREAASAKIRCDEAQALLERTRRAAEEANRAKSLFLANMSHELRTPLHAIIDYSAMAVEVLEPEQEASELTADLNRIGAAARHLLAVIDTILDLSRAEAGHTRLVVESFDVAAAMREIAEAAAPLVAGNDNTLELQCGDALGVMRSDSGKLRQVLLNLLSNAGKFTERGRVVLQAARSADGRELTFAVRDTGAGMTPEQRKQLFQPFGVADDSSHGAGLGLALSRRLCALMGGDISVDSAPGAGSTFSVRLPASVPEFAASGVYIAPAALAREPQLVS
- a CDS encoding STAS domain-containing protein, with the translated sequence MNIAIDQRATATVVSVDGSLDALTADTLQRAFDTEVRSGRTQLVAGCAGLEYTSSAGLRVLLATMREARHRGGDLRLAGVTDKVRRVLTMSGFTSILKCYPDVESAVASYATAVRA
- a CDS encoding ATP-binding protein; translated protein: MTTTKLTTHRSMSLTHAAFTDLAAIRRFVANACADAHASPDARDSLELAVDEACTNVIEHGYPKTAPGPVGVTFEADDRELRVHLVDRGKPFPPDDAPLADTISGWVRRFPGGLGWHLIKNVVDSVTYATESDGSNRLTLVVVRRPS